The Campylobacter concisus genome has a window encoding:
- a CDS encoding helicase HerA domain-containing protein, with translation MKTIQENLKLFYIGLKDKEPFFYKNKDLTTHAAIIGMTGSGKTGLGITLLEEACIDNIPSIIIDPKGDITNLALTFPQMRPEDFLPYIDEAEAANKGQSVEEFATAQAELWRNGIESSFQDLERVKILKESANFNIYTPKSSAGIGVALLSDFACPNITDEEIFSNYINSLAASVLSLVGINSEDMNSKEQLLISTIFDTKFKEQKDVSIEELINFIANPPFKKIGVFDVDTFYPSSERLKLAMKINALIASPSFKGWTQGIRLEISKMLFDENGKAKCNIFTISHLNDAERMFFVTLLLNEIIAWMRGTEGTSSLRAILYMDEIFGFFPPNANPPSKTPMLTLLKQARAFGLGCILSTQNPVDLDYKGLSNIGTWFIGRLQTAQDKARVIDGLSGISGSNLDKASLENLISNLAKRNFLVKNINEDGLSVISTRWALSYLKGPLSREQISNLMKEQKENLSDTRIDKSEMKFSIKPIISNEITQLYANSKSLTPNLLASAKVRIYDAKKGIDSVCEVSYLYELSENDKEPNWSEASEGMHVDVSKNEPSDASFAAVPNFILKAKNFDNIQKDFKEYLYRNFKFNIFEALGIYSKNNETKEQFYIRLQDKCNEILEEQTAKLTAKFEKERKSLQDKLNKALAKLDKEQKEMTTSGLDAAINIGASILGAIFGNKLLSRQNAGKIASSARSANRVLKERSDVKLSEQSVNDINLAIIELEEKFAQECDALKEANDVKNITINETQISPKKSDIYDDKIVLLWR, from the coding sequence GTGAAAACAATACAAGAAAATTTAAAACTTTTTTATATCGGATTAAAAGATAAAGAGCCATTTTTTTATAAAAATAAGGATCTAACCACCCACGCAGCTATCATAGGTATGACAGGTAGCGGTAAAACAGGCCTTGGTATCACGCTTTTAGAAGAAGCCTGCATAGACAATATACCTTCTATCATCATCGATCCAAAAGGCGATATCACAAATTTAGCCCTCACTTTTCCGCAGATGAGGCCGGAGGATTTTTTACCATACATAGATGAAGCAGAAGCGGCCAACAAAGGTCAAAGTGTAGAGGAATTTGCCACTGCTCAAGCCGAGCTATGGAGAAACGGCATAGAGTCGAGCTTTCAAGATCTTGAGCGAGTAAAAATTTTAAAAGAGAGCGCTAACTTTAACATCTACACACCAAAAAGCTCAGCTGGCATAGGCGTGGCGCTACTTAGCGACTTTGCCTGCCCAAATATCACTGATGAAGAAATTTTTAGCAACTATATAAATTCGCTTGCAGCCTCGGTATTATCTCTTGTAGGTATAAATTCCGAGGACATGAATTCAAAAGAACAGCTTCTCATCTCAACCATATTTGATACTAAATTTAAAGAGCAAAAAGACGTCAGTATAGAAGAGCTCATAAATTTCATCGCAAATCCGCCTTTTAAAAAGATAGGCGTCTTTGACGTGGATACCTTCTATCCAAGCAGTGAGCGCCTAAAGCTTGCCATGAAGATAAACGCACTTATCGCAAGCCCAAGTTTTAAAGGCTGGACGCAAGGCATTAGGCTAGAAATTTCAAAGATGCTTTTTGATGAAAACGGCAAAGCAAAGTGCAATATCTTTACGATCTCACACCTAAATGACGCCGAGAGGATGTTTTTTGTCACCCTTTTACTAAACGAGATCATCGCGTGGATGCGCGGCACCGAGGGTACTAGCTCACTTAGAGCGATCCTTTATATGGATGAAATTTTTGGATTTTTCCCACCAAACGCAAACCCTCCATCAAAAACACCGATGCTTACACTATTAAAGCAAGCTCGTGCGTTTGGCCTCGGTTGTATATTGAGCACACAAAATCCAGTCGATCTTGACTACAAAGGCCTTAGCAACATCGGCACTTGGTTTATCGGCCGCTTGCAAACAGCCCAAGACAAAGCACGCGTTATAGATGGGCTAAGCGGCATCTCTGGCTCAAACCTAGATAAAGCCTCGCTTGAAAATCTCATATCAAATTTGGCAAAGAGAAATTTTTTAGTTAAAAATATAAACGAAGACGGGCTAAGCGTTATTTCGACACGGTGGGCATTAAGCTATCTAAAAGGGCCACTTAGCCGCGAACAAATTTCAAATTTGATGAAAGAGCAAAAAGAAAATTTATCTGATACAAGGATCGATAAAAGTGAGATGAAATTTAGCATAAAGCCTATCATTTCAAATGAAATCACGCAACTTTATGCTAATTCAAAAAGCCTCACGCCAAATTTACTAGCAAGCGCAAAAGTGAGAATTTATGATGCCAAAAAAGGCATAGACAGCGTTTGTGAGGTGAGCTATCTTTACGAGCTTAGTGAAAATGACAAAGAGCCAAACTGGAGTGAGGCTAGTGAAGGCATGCATGTTGATGTAAGCAAAAATGAACCAAGTGACGCAAGCTTTGCAGCCGTGCCAAATTTCATCTTAAAAGCTAAAAATTTTGATAATATCCAAAAAGATTTTAAAGAGTATCTGTATAGAAATTTCAAATTTAACATCTTTGAAGCATTGGGAATTTATTCAAAAAACAATGAAACAAAGGAGCAGTTTTATATTAGGCTTCAAGATAAGTGCAATGAAATTTTAGAAGAACAAACTGCAAAACTCACGGCTAAATTTGAAAAAGAGCGAAAAAGCTTGCAAGATAAGCTAAACAAGGCTCTAGCAAAGCTTGATAAAGAGCAAAAAGAGATGACCACAAGTGGGCTTGATGCTGCCATAAATATAGGCGCTAGCATACTTGGAGCGATATTTGGCAACAAGCTTTTATCTCGTCAAAATGCGGGTAAAATCGCATCAAGTGCAAGAAGCGCTAATAGAGTCTTAAAAGAGCGAAGTGACGTCAAGCTTAGCGAGCAAAGCGTAAATGATATAAATTTAGCCATTATCGAACTTGAAGAGAAATTTGCACAAGAGTGCGATGCGTTAAAAGAAGCAAATGATGTTAAAAACATCACGATAAACGAAACGCAAATTTCACCAAAGAAAAGCGATATCTATGACGACAAAATCGTACTTTTGTGGAGATGA
- the plsY gene encoding glycerol-3-phosphate 1-O-acyltransferase PlsY, whose amino-acid sequence MQNLILYAISYLLGSIPSGLILAKIFGHVDIKNEGSKSIGATNVLRVLKQKDPKLAKNLAILTIVCDVLKGVLPLMVASSLGVSQSVLWTMAVLSVAGHCFSIFLGFQGGKGVATGAGVIAFFLPVEIIIALAVWFVVGKFLKISSLASLCALIALIVSSFIIHPELDEIYTHAPILIIAFLVVYKHIPNIVRLISGKEKKVV is encoded by the coding sequence ATGCAAAATTTAATACTTTATGCCATTAGTTATTTACTTGGAAGCATTCCGTCTGGCCTTATTCTTGCAAAAATTTTTGGGCATGTTGATATAAAAAATGAAGGTAGCAAGAGCATCGGTGCGACAAATGTTTTAAGAGTTTTAAAACAAAAAGATCCAAAACTAGCCAAAAATCTAGCCATTTTAACGATAGTTTGTGATGTTTTAAAAGGTGTTTTACCACTCATGGTCGCCTCTTCTCTTGGTGTAAGCCAAAGCGTGCTTTGGACTATGGCGGTTTTAAGCGTGGCTGGACATTGTTTTTCAATATTCTTAGGATTTCAGGGCGGCAAAGGAGTCGCAACTGGAGCTGGTGTGATAGCATTTTTCTTACCAGTTGAGATCATAATCGCTCTAGCTGTTTGGTTTGTGGTCGGAAAATTTTTAAAAATTAGCTCTCTTGCCTCACTTTGCGCGTTGATAGCTCTGATCGTATCAAGCTTTATAATCCATCCAGAGTTAGATGAAATCTATACACACGCTCCGATACTAATCATCGCATTTTTGGTGGTTTATAAACACATACCAAATATCGTTCGTTTAATATCCGGTAAGGAGAAAAAAGTCGTATGA
- a CDS encoding dihydroneopterin aldolase produces the protein MKSEMTTIIKDYKFETIIGMLDFERVTKQEVQMNLEICSTSFIDYVLIIDFVKNFYNERQFQSVEESLEETSKALKEKFGSLTSLKMEILKTEILPNAVVGAKINTIF, from the coding sequence ATGAAAAGCGAGATGACGACGATCATTAAAGATTACAAATTTGAAACGATCATCGGAATGCTTGATTTTGAGCGAGTCACTAAGCAAGAGGTGCAAATGAATCTAGAAATTTGCTCAACTAGTTTTATTGATTATGTTTTAATTATTGACTTTGTTAAAAATTTTTATAATGAAAGACAGTTTCAAAGCGTTGAAGAGTCGCTTGAAGAAACTAGCAAAGCGTTAAAAGAGAAATTTGGCTCACTAACTAGCCTTAAAATGGAAATTTTAAAAACTGAAATTTTACCAAACGCAGTTGTTGGAGCAAAAATAAACACTATTTTTTAA
- the hsrA gene encoding homeostatic response regulator transcription factor HsrA, which translates to MRILIVEDEVTLNKTIAEGLQEFGYQTDSSENFKDAEYYIGIRNYDLVLTDWMLQDGDGIDLINIIKHKSPRTSVVVLSAKDDKESEIKALRAGADDYIKKPFDFDILVARLEARLRFGGTNIIKIDELIINPDEEKITYLGRDIELKGKPFEVLTHLARHSDQIVSKEQLLDAIWEEPELVTPNVIEVAINQIRQKMDKPLNISTIETVRRRGYRFCFPKKA; encoded by the coding sequence ATGCGTATTTTAATAGTTGAAGATGAAGTGACGCTAAATAAGACGATTGCTGAGGGCTTGCAAGAGTTTGGCTATCAAACTGATAGCTCTGAAAATTTTAAAGATGCTGAGTACTATATAGGTATCAGAAATTACGATCTAGTTTTGACTGACTGGATGCTCCAAGATGGCGATGGCATAGATCTTATAAACATCATCAAACATAAATCTCCACGCACTTCAGTTGTAGTTCTTTCTGCAAAAGATGACAAAGAAAGCGAAATAAAAGCACTTAGAGCTGGTGCTGATGACTATATCAAAAAACCATTTGATTTTGATATCTTAGTAGCTAGACTTGAAGCAAGACTACGCTTTGGCGGCACAAATATTATAAAAATTGATGAGCTTATCATCAATCCAGATGAGGAAAAAATCACATATTTAGGTCGTGATATTGAGCTTAAGGGCAAACCTTTTGAAGTCCTAACTCATCTTGCAAGACACTCAGATCAGATTGTATCTAAAGAGCAACTACTTGATGCTATCTGGGAAGAGCCAGAGCTTGTAACTCCAAACGTCATTGAAGTCGCTATCAACCAAATCCGCCAAAAAATGGATAAACCACTAAATATTTCAACAATTGAAACTGTTAGAAGACGCGGATATAGATTTTGTTTTCCCAAAAAAGCCTAA
- a CDS encoding sensor histidine kinase produces the protein MLIVVISVMLYHYIRVTVFQSVVNELNYQAEAYKKNPQNFNPLNSKTFTIENPNKTLATIKTDGPQDRETYIVTRKSKDQSKTFLITKLDESSYLSLEKDTTLQAHIVEEIFIDIIIVNVSAILLVLFYALFLSRMLLIPIKILSHKLTNLDEKFLHEIDIKSLPDEFLPLGQSINRLISRIQTFVLYQKELFVGVAHELKTPLAVMKTKNEVTLLKPRESEKYIEALKSNNEAINGMNAMISSVLEIGRQEGVQFEEPVNTDVIGFLKKLVKNYEILAKNDEKNIKLDLKPEILNLKIQTSLLTHIVQNFVQNAIKFSPKNSTITISSKLIKNKFIIEVIDEGIGIDESKDLFAPFKRYGDKGGAGLGLFLAKGAAQALGGEVDIKNRNDRSGAVASLVLNIKG, from the coding sequence ATGCTAATTGTAGTTATTTCGGTAATGCTTTATCACTATATAAGGGTTACCGTTTTTCAAAGTGTAGTTAATGAGCTAAACTATCAAGCAGAAGCTTATAAAAAAAATCCTCAAAATTTCAATCCTTTAAATTCAAAAACATTTACGATAGAAAATCCAAATAAAACTCTAGCAACGATAAAAACAGACGGGCCACAAGATAGAGAAACATATATCGTAACACGAAAATCAAAGGATCAGAGTAAAACTTTTTTAATAACAAAACTTGATGAAAGCAGTTATTTAAGCCTAGAAAAAGATACTACTCTTCAAGCCCATATAGTAGAAGAAATTTTTATAGATATTATAATCGTAAATGTATCAGCGATACTTTTGGTACTTTTTTATGCACTATTTTTATCAAGAATGCTTTTAATACCTATAAAAATTTTAAGTCACAAGCTTACAAATTTAGATGAAAAATTTCTTCATGAGATCGATATAAAAAGTCTACCAGATGAGTTTTTACCACTTGGACAGAGCATAAATAGGCTAATCTCTCGTATCCAAACATTTGTCTTATACCAAAAAGAGCTTTTTGTAGGCGTGGCACATGAGTTAAAAACACCGTTGGCCGTAATGAAAACAAAAAATGAAGTTACGCTTTTAAAGCCACGCGAGAGCGAAAAATATATCGAGGCACTAAAATCAAACAATGAAGCTATAAACGGCATGAACGCGATGATAAGTTCTGTGCTTGAGATCGGTCGCCAAGAGGGAGTCCAGTTTGAAGAGCCAGTAAATACCGATGTCATAGGATTTTTAAAAAAACTTGTGAAAAACTATGAGATACTTGCGAAAAATGATGAAAAAAATATAAAACTGGACCTAAAACCAGAAATTTTAAATCTAAAAATACAAACTAGCTTGCTAACTCACATTGTGCAAAATTTTGTTCAAAATGCCATTAAATTTTCACCAAAAAATAGCACCATTACGATTAGCTCTAAGCTTATAAAAAATAAATTTATCATCGAAGTAATAGATGAAGGAATAGGCATAGATGAGAGTAAAGATTTATTTGCTCCATTTAAAAGATATGGCGACAAAGGTGGTGCTGGACTTGGATTATTTCTAGCTAAAGGTGCGGCACAAGCTCTTGGTGGCGAAGTAGACATTAAAAATAGAAATGATAGAAGCGGTGCAGTCGCAAGCCTAGTTTTAAATATAAAAGGATAA
- a CDS encoding Ppx/GppA phosphatase family protein, translating into MAKRTAVIDLGSNSMRMAIFERTSRLAFFILAEYKTKVRLGEGGYGSNNKISESSMEKALKAFSEFSNIIKSYKCNKVLCVGTSALRDAPNSNILISLLRKKLGINLKVIDGKEEATFGAIAAKNLLHNIDECVTIDIGGGSTELARISKGKIIDTLSLDIGTVRLKELFFDKKNLNKLPKFLEQVTKQIDERFKCQNIIAIGGSLRAISSAIMSKNLYPLSSLHGFCYKFSDEQAYIESFANVSVLELNKFPIKKDRYDTIREGAHIFLALAKALNAKNIITSGVGVREGVFLKDFLRPSLKFPQNFNPSIKSLQDRFILSCNKTVSRYAKDIFMVLKKLHGLSDNYLEVLLVATKLHNVGQEIGFYGDHKNSAYIVLNALNYGFSHEQKALIAVVIGTNGKKNIYEFERYKNLLPKAECIRWLSFILSLAKALDLTCERLNLNFEFSGHTLKIEGAKEFAMAKEEIKKITKPEIFAISFV; encoded by the coding sequence ATGGCAAAAAGAACCGCAGTAATCGACCTTGGCTCAAATTCTATGCGAATGGCGATATTTGAGAGAACGTCACGCTTAGCGTTTTTTATACTAGCTGAATATAAAACAAAAGTGCGTCTAGGCGAAGGCGGATATGGCTCAAACAATAAAATATCCGAAAGCTCAATGGAAAAAGCGCTAAAGGCTTTTAGCGAATTTTCAAATATCATAAAAAGCTACAAATGCAATAAAGTCTTATGTGTTGGAACTTCAGCGCTTAGGGACGCTCCAAACTCAAATATTCTGATCTCTCTTTTAAGAAAAAAGCTTGGTATAAATTTAAAAGTCATTGACGGCAAAGAAGAGGCTACTTTTGGTGCGATCGCAGCCAAAAATTTACTCCATAATATCGATGAATGCGTCACTATCGATATCGGTGGCGGATCAACTGAACTTGCCAGAATAAGCAAAGGCAAAATAATAGATACGCTCTCACTTGACATTGGCACAGTTAGGTTAAAAGAGCTTTTTTTTGATAAAAAAAACTTAAATAAATTGCCAAAATTTTTAGAACAAGTTACAAAACAGATAGATGAGCGATTTAAATGCCAAAATATAATCGCTATTGGAGGCTCTCTTAGAGCGATATCATCTGCCATAATGAGCAAAAATTTATATCCGCTCTCTTCACTGCATGGCTTTTGCTATAAGTTTAGCGACGAGCAAGCCTACATCGAGAGCTTCGCAAACGTTAGCGTGCTTGAACTAAATAAATTTCCTATAAAAAAAGATAGATACGACACCATTAGAGAGGGTGCACATATCTTTTTAGCCCTTGCCAAAGCTCTAAATGCCAAAAATATCATCACAAGCGGCGTTGGTGTAAGAGAGGGTGTATTTTTAAAAGATTTTTTACGTCCAAGTCTTAAATTTCCACAAAATTTTAACCCAAGTATTAAAAGCTTGCAAGATCGCTTCATACTTTCCTGCAACAAGACTGTGTCAAGATATGCAAAAGATATATTTATGGTATTAAAAAAACTTCACGGTCTAAGCGATAACTATCTTGAAGTGCTTTTAGTTGCTACAAAACTTCACAATGTCGGTCAAGAGATTGGCTTTTATGGCGATCATAAAAACTCAGCCTATATAGTCCTAAATGCCTTAAATTATGGCTTTTCGCATGAACAAAAAGCATTGATTGCAGTAGTAATTGGCACAAACGGAAAGAAAAATATCTATGAATTTGAGCGATATAAAAATTTACTTCCAAAAGCCGAGTGTATAAGATGGCTAAGCTTTATACTCTCACTAGCAAAGGCACTTGATCTAACCTGTGAAAGGCTAAATTTAAACTTCGAATTTAGTGGGCATACGTTAAAAATAGAAGGCGCAAAAGAATTTGCTATGGCAAAAGAAGAGATAAAAAAGATCACAAAACCTGAAATTTTTGCTATTTCGTTTGTATAA
- a CDS encoding excinuclease ABC subunit A, translating into MKFILFFLLFATQILASNLLTYNIYERTDRVDIMLSFDAPYEGNIFQKREKDTTSLILNSLNYDQSASKDINSKIIQELEIEPKQNSLVLNLRSNDAIIVNASKTTDSFGLRIRVTLKNTKPQIQNMPQASAKIETPSTPKIDEEPMLNIDSRYFIVLSVLIVLLVFLYVFKRYITSKSNDFSGFKTPRNQSQNDTKSMNWLLKNQNSGVNIIYEKYLDRTNKLMLLSYENRRYLVIVGSSNVMLDSFGEDKIQNEQDFAIFFEENKKKLSSFLEERKNSLSNYKDKMSGEF; encoded by the coding sequence ATGAAATTTATACTATTTTTTCTGCTTTTTGCGACACAAATTTTAGCTTCTAACTTGCTAACGTATAACATCTATGAGCGCACCGACAGGGTCGATATCATGCTTAGTTTTGATGCGCCTTACGAGGGCAATATCTTTCAAAAGCGCGAAAAAGACACAACATCTTTGATATTAAATTCGCTAAATTACGATCAAAGTGCTAGTAAAGACATAAACTCAAAGATTATTCAAGAGCTTGAGATAGAGCCAAAGCAAAACTCGCTTGTCTTAAATTTGCGCTCAAATGATGCTATTATCGTAAATGCATCAAAGACGACTGATAGTTTTGGGCTCCGCATTCGTGTAACTCTAAAAAATACAAAACCTCAAATACAAAATATGCCTCAAGCTAGTGCAAAAATAGAGACTCCTAGCACACCAAAGATAGATGAAGAGCCTATGCTGAATATAGACTCAAGGTATTTTATAGTCTTAAGTGTGCTTATTGTGCTTCTTGTATTTTTATATGTATTTAAAAGATATATTACTTCAAAGAGTAATGATTTTAGCGGGTTTAAAACACCTAGAAATCAGTCTCAAAATGATACAAAATCAATGAACTGGCTACTTAAAAATCAAAATAGTGGCGTAAATATCATCTATGAAAAATATCTTGATCGCACTAATAAACTAATGCTATTAAGCTATGAAAATAGACGTTATTTAGTGATAGTTGGTAGCTCAAATGTAATGCTTGATAGCTTTGGTGAGGACAAGATCCAAAACGAGCAAGATTTTGCTATATTTTTCGAAGAGAACAAGAAAAAACTAAGCTCATTTTTAGAAGAGCGAAAAAATAGTTTAAGTAACTATAAAGATAAGATGAGTGGAGAATTTTAG
- the fliN gene encoding flagellar motor switch protein FliN — protein sequence MNDESAIETLEQLGLFKSYDELMDISVDFIAELGTTTVSINELLKFEAGSVIDLEKPAGESVELYINNRIFGKGEVMVYEKNLAIRINEILDSKSVIQYFKKELL from the coding sequence ATGAACGACGAGAGTGCGATAGAGACGCTAGAGCAGCTAGGGCTTTTTAAGAGCTATGATGAGCTTATGGATATAAGCGTTGATTTTATAGCTGAGCTAGGAACTACCACGGTTAGCATAAATGAGCTTTTGAAATTTGAAGCTGGCTCGGTCATAGACCTTGAAAAGCCAGCTGGTGAGAGTGTGGAGCTATATATAAATAATAGAATTTTTGGAAAAGGCGAAGTAATGGTTTATGAGAAAAATTTAGCCATCAGGATAAATGAAATTTTGGACTCAAAGTCAGTTATTCAGTACTTCAAAAAAGAACTTTTATGA
- a CDS encoding chemotaxis protein CheX, whose translation MRKVIDEATSYLCKDTLGLDLEFGKSLGKGFYGASIPVYKGKSEYHFYLFFKKDTLKIFMNAFFGHEDVDGGDLDDLCKEIANQIIGKAKNLLNEKEPNAYKLGTPEFLGEVENFGIKLKEKFIYKIKNRTFQIGYDIQ comes from the coding sequence ATGAGAAAAGTTATAGATGAAGCTACAAGCTATCTTTGCAAGGATACTTTAGGGCTAGATTTAGAGTTTGGCAAGAGTCTGGGCAAAGGATTTTACGGAGCTAGCATACCAGTCTATAAGGGCAAAAGCGAGTATCATTTTTACCTATTTTTTAAAAAAGATACTTTGAAAATTTTTATGAATGCCTTTTTTGGTCACGAAGATGTTGATGGTGGTGATCTAGACGATCTTTGTAAAGAGATAGCAAATCAGATCATTGGCAAAGCTAAAAATTTACTAAATGAAAAAGAGCCAAATGCTTATAAGCTTGGAACGCCTGAATTTTTAGGCGAAGTTGAAAATTTTGGCATAAAGCTAAAAGAAAAATTTATATATAAAATAAAAAATAGAACATTTCAAATAGGCTATGACATACAATGA
- the trpA gene encoding tryptophan synthase subunit alpha has translation MDKIKSAFNGKKANIGYIVAGYPSLEKTKEFLENLDESTLDLVEIGIPYSDPLADGKLIAQASFETVQNGVNTDVVFDILESCKAKVTKPLVFLVYYNIIFAYGVDKFLKRSVEAGVSGFIVPDLPCEECEEFALKCKDLNLSLIPLISVTSGSRADGILKFGSGFIYALGAIGVSGSKRADEDRIKNLVLELKKKSNLPVAVGFGIKNKDDVNEVKKYADGAIIGTQIVKLCAEFSGEKLAKEIDKLF, from the coding sequence ATGGATAAGATAAAAAGTGCATTTAACGGCAAAAAGGCAAACATCGGCTACATAGTGGCTGGATATCCAAGCTTAGAAAAAACGAAGGAATTTTTAGAAAATTTAGATGAGAGCACGCTTGATCTAGTCGAGATCGGCATCCCTTACTCTGACCCGCTGGCTGATGGCAAACTCATAGCGCAAGCTAGCTTTGAGACGGTGCAAAATGGCGTAAATACCGACGTTGTCTTTGACATACTTGAGAGTTGTAAGGCAAAAGTGACAAAGCCACTTGTATTTTTGGTTTATTACAACATCATCTTTGCTTATGGCGTTGATAAATTTCTAAAAAGATCAGTTGAAGCTGGAGTTAGCGGCTTTATCGTGCCGGATCTGCCTTGCGAGGAGTGCGAGGAATTTGCTCTAAAGTGCAAGGATCTAAATTTAAGCCTGATACCACTTATCAGCGTCACATCTGGTAGTAGAGCGGATGGAATTTTAAAATTTGGCTCAGGATTTATTTACGCTCTTGGTGCGATAGGCGTTAGTGGCTCAAAAAGGGCTGATGAAGATAGGATAAAAAATTTGGTCCTAGAGCTTAAGAAAAAGAGTAATTTACCGGTGGCTGTTGGCTTTGGTATCAAAAACAAAGATGATGTTAATGAAGTAAAAAAATATGCTGATGGAGCAATCATAGGTACGCAAATAGTTAAGCTTTGTGCCGAATTTAGCGGTGAAAAGCTAGCAAAAGAGATAGATAAACTCTTTTAA
- the trpB gene encoding tryptophan synthase subunit beta has product MNSKAYFGKFGGQFVPETVMFALDELENAYESIAKTKEFKVELDDLLKNYVGRPSPLFFAKRLSEHYGHEIYLKREDLNHTGAHKINNALAQALLAKKMGKRKILAETGAGQHGVATATAAALLGLECDVYMGATDMARQQLNAFRMQLLGAKVVSVEDGLKTLKEATTAAIQAWVNEIESAFYVIGSAVGPHPYPKIVRDFQSIIGTEAKAQLVDYGKKADYVIACVGGGSNAIGVFSAFLDDESVNLVGIEAGGLGIETPYHAATLSKGKTGIIHGMKTTVLQDEYGMISPVHSISAGLDYPGIGPEHAHLNDIKRVKYEAVTDDECINALYFLSKMEGIIPAIESAHALAYLEKLCPKLDKKSVIVVNVSGRGDKDINTVIGYEKGKIYG; this is encoded by the coding sequence ATGAACAGTAAAGCATATTTTGGAAAATTTGGCGGGCAGTTTGTGCCTGAGACGGTGATGTTTGCACTTGATGAGCTAGAAAATGCTTATGAGAGCATCGCAAAGACAAAAGAGTTTAAAGTCGAGCTTGATGATCTGCTTAAAAACTACGTTGGCAGGCCTAGTCCGCTCTTTTTTGCAAAGCGCCTAAGCGAGCACTACGGACATGAAATTTATCTAAAAAGAGAGGATCTAAACCACACGGGTGCACACAAGATAAATAACGCTCTTGCTCAAGCGCTGCTTGCTAAAAAAATGGGTAAAAGGAAAATTTTAGCTGAGACTGGAGCTGGTCAGCATGGCGTGGCAACAGCGACTGCAGCGGCACTTTTGGGCTTAGAGTGTGATGTATATATGGGCGCAACAGACATGGCTAGACAGCAGCTAAATGCCTTTCGTATGCAGCTTCTTGGCGCAAAGGTGGTGAGCGTAGAAGACGGCTTAAAAACGCTAAAAGAGGCGACTACGGCGGCCATACAAGCGTGGGTAAATGAGATAGAGAGCGCATTTTACGTCATTGGCTCAGCCGTTGGCCCGCACCCATATCCAAAGATCGTGCGTGACTTCCAAAGCATCATCGGCACAGAGGCCAAAGCTCAGCTTGTAGACTACGGCAAAAAGGCCGACTACGTCATCGCCTGCGTCGGCGGCGGCAGTAATGCTATTGGCGTTTTTAGTGCGTTTTTGGACGATGAGAGCGTAAATTTGGTAGGTATTGAGGCTGGCGGTCTTGGCATAGAGACACCTTATCACGCAGCTACGCTTAGCAAAGGCAAAACCGGCATCATCCACGGTATGAAAACGACCGTGTTGCAAGATGAGTATGGCATGATCTCGCCAGTACATAGTATCTCAGCTGGTCTTGACTACCCAGGCATCGGCCCAGAGCACGCCCACCTAAACGATATCAAAAGGGTAAAATACGAAGCCGTAACCGATGATGAATGCATAAATGCTTTGTATTTTCTAAGCAAGATGGAGGGTATCATCCCAGCCATCGAGAGCGCGCATGCACTGGCATATCTAGAAAAGCTTTGCCCAAAACTAGATAAAAAAAGCGTCATAGTTGTAAACGTCTCAGGCAGGGGCGATAAGGACATAAACACAGTTATCGGCTACGAAAAAGGAAAAATTTATGGATAA